From a region of the Bradyrhizobium sp. KBS0727 genome:
- a CDS encoding cytochrome c has translation MNDPTATNVAQVIIAGANRRTATGHSFMPAFGRAYSDDEIAAVANYVTGRFGATPSRVTSEQVAALRKAAS, from the coding sequence GTGAACGATCCCACCGCCACCAATGTCGCCCAGGTGATCATCGCCGGCGCCAACCGGCGCACGGCCACGGGCCACAGCTTCATGCCGGCGTTCGGCCGAGCCTACAGCGATGACGAGATCGCCGCCGTCGCCAACTATGTCACCGGCCGTTTCGGGGCGACGCCATCCCGGGTTACGTCCGAGCAGGTCGCCGCGCTCAGGAAGGCGGCGAGCTGA
- a CDS encoding DUF2274 domain-containing protein, whose translation MAKLKLGLIADDKPVKVTLELPATLHRDLSAYAEILGRETGQPAADPVRLIVPMLKRFIATDRGFTKAKSSGSSPKLSG comes from the coding sequence ATGGCGAAGCTGAAACTTGGTCTGATCGCAGACGACAAGCCGGTGAAAGTGACGCTGGAGCTGCCAGCTACGCTCCATCGTGATCTCAGCGCCTATGCCGAAATCCTCGGCCGTGAAACGGGACAGCCGGCGGCCGATCCGGTCCGCCTGATCGTTCCGATGCTCAAGCGGTTCATAGCCACGGATCGGGGATTTACAAAAGCGAAGAGCTCAGGATCATCGCCGAAATTGTCTGGATGA
- a CDS encoding LysR family substrate-binding domain-containing protein has protein sequence MHRNGRIKVGIFSSLASGSLRDLLRAYGKEHASVRVELIDGDPADHVAAIRRLQLDVAFITGTTQWSECEMEQLWSERVFVVLPSAHPLCERPQLGWHDLANERFIVSEGAPGPQIYD, from the coding sequence TTGCATCGCAATGGGCGTATCAAAGTCGGCATCTTTTCCTCGCTCGCGTCTGGCTCACTACGCGACCTATTGCGCGCATACGGCAAAGAACATGCGAGCGTGCGGGTCGAATTGATCGACGGTGATCCGGCAGATCATGTCGCGGCGATCCGGCGCCTTCAACTTGATGTGGCGTTCATCACGGGAACCACGCAGTGGTCCGAATGCGAGATGGAGCAGCTTTGGTCCGAGCGGGTATTCGTGGTGCTACCCAGCGCTCACCCGCTTTGCGAGAGGCCGCAGCTTGGTTGGCACGATCTTGCAAACGAGAGGTTTATTGTGAGCGAAGGAGCCCCTGGCCCGCAGATTTACGACTAG
- a CDS encoding CDGSH iron-sulfur domain-containing protein, with the protein MTSAKTKVRVTVSKNGPYLVTGDVSLAKQTIVTDTEGGSEVWREGESLPHPETYALCRCGASQTKPFCDGTHLKIRFDGTETARRETYLDQAQVLDGPVLKLTDAESLCAFGRFCDPNGQVWGQVTQTDDPQVQAMFIRQVNNCPAGRLAAWDKASGRPIEHALPVSIGLVEDPEEQCSGPLWLRGGVPVVSADGFAYEVRNRVTLCRCGESKNKPFCDGSHAAIKFQDS; encoded by the coding sequence ATGACATCGGCAAAGACCAAGGTTCGCGTCACTGTTTCCAAGAACGGTCCCTACCTCGTCACCGGCGACGTCTCTCTCGCCAAGCAAACGATCGTAACGGACACGGAAGGCGGGTCGGAGGTCTGGCGGGAGGGCGAGAGCCTCCCACACCCGGAGACCTACGCGCTTTGCCGATGCGGTGCGTCGCAAACCAAGCCCTTCTGCGACGGCACGCACCTCAAGATCCGATTTGACGGAACCGAGACCGCCCGTCGTGAAACCTATCTCGACCAGGCGCAGGTGTTGGACGGACCCGTGCTTAAGCTCACCGACGCGGAAAGCCTTTGCGCGTTCGGGCGGTTCTGCGATCCGAACGGCCAGGTCTGGGGCCAGGTGACACAGACGGACGATCCCCAGGTCCAGGCGATGTTCATCCGCCAGGTGAACAATTGTCCCGCCGGACGTCTCGCGGCCTGGGACAAAGCGTCGGGACGGCCCATTGAGCACGCCTTGCCGGTCTCCATCGGCTTGGTCGAGGACCCCGAAGAGCAATGCAGCGGGCCGCTCTGGCTGCGGGGAGGAGTTCCCGTCGTCTCCGCGGACGGGTTCGCGTACGAGGTGCGCAACCGGGTGACTCTGTGCCGCTGCGGAGAGTCGAAGAACAAGCCGTTCTGCGACGGCTCGCACGCAGCGATCAAATTCCAGGATTCCTAG